A window of the Chloroflexus sp. Y-396-1 genome harbors these coding sequences:
- a CDS encoding tetratricopeptide repeat protein, whose protein sequence is MNLEHLYYDRREAALADFNRAIAIDDSYAWAYFQRGQVLRELGRPEEALADLTRACELEADDPAYHAERGETLRMLRQYEAAINAFSQAITLRPEYPWALGSRGQVWRALRRYQEALADFNAALALNPSLAWVHAERGEALRALQRHHEAIEAFSQALAIDPSYTWALGHRGITYRELRDFSAAIADFDAAIAIQDNLAWLYAERGETRRLVEDFESAIADLTQAIMLDPRYSWALGSRGAAFRAVGEIEAALADFKQALELDPEYVWVYYQRGLLYRNANRLDEALADFSRVIELEPNHASALAERGELFRLQRRYHEALADFNRAIELQPDYAWAIGSRGQVYRVLGHYGEALDDFNCALALKPDATWIIAERGETYRILRRYNEALEDFTRALELSPNDSWILSRRGATYQALKIYEEAYIDLTRAIEIDPNNAWAWAQRGSLFRQM, encoded by the coding sequence ATGAATCTTGAACATCTCTACTATGACCGACGAGAAGCGGCTCTGGCCGACTTTAATCGGGCTATCGCCATCGATGATTCTTACGCATGGGCCTATTTTCAACGCGGGCAGGTGTTGCGTGAATTAGGTCGGCCGGAAGAGGCGCTGGCCGATCTGACCCGCGCCTGCGAACTGGAAGCCGATGATCCAGCGTACCATGCTGAACGTGGCGAGACGTTGCGCATGCTTCGCCAATATGAAGCTGCCATTAACGCTTTTTCACAGGCGATCACACTGCGACCAGAATATCCCTGGGCACTGGGGAGTCGAGGGCAGGTCTGGCGGGCATTACGCCGCTATCAAGAGGCACTAGCCGATTTCAATGCTGCCTTGGCGCTCAATCCCAGTCTGGCATGGGTGCATGCGGAACGAGGCGAAGCACTTCGGGCACTCCAGCGCCATCACGAAGCTATCGAGGCGTTTAGTCAGGCCCTGGCAATCGACCCAAGTTACACCTGGGCATTAGGACATCGTGGCATAACGTACCGCGAACTCCGTGATTTCTCAGCAGCCATTGCTGATTTTGATGCGGCCATTGCTATACAAGACAATCTGGCATGGCTCTATGCTGAACGTGGTGAAACGCGGCGGCTAGTCGAAGATTTTGAGAGCGCGATTGCCGATTTGACCCAGGCGATCATGCTCGATCCCAGGTATTCCTGGGCGTTGGGGAGCCGTGGCGCCGCATTCCGGGCTGTCGGTGAGATTGAAGCTGCTCTGGCCGATTTCAAGCAGGCGCTGGAGTTAGATCCCGAGTATGTGTGGGTCTACTATCAGCGCGGTCTATTGTACCGCAATGCCAATCGTCTTGATGAAGCACTAGCCGATTTCAGTCGCGTGATCGAGTTAGAGCCGAACCACGCTAGTGCTCTTGCCGAGCGTGGTGAGTTGTTTCGTTTGCAACGTCGCTACCATGAAGCGCTCGCTGATTTTAATCGAGCCATTGAACTTCAGCCTGATTACGCCTGGGCTATCGGTAGTCGTGGTCAGGTTTATCGCGTCTTGGGACACTACGGAGAAGCGCTCGATGATTTCAACTGTGCCTTAGCACTAAAACCGGATGCTACCTGGATTATTGCCGAGCGTGGTGAAACGTACCGCATCCTTCGGCGCTACAATGAGGCATTAGAGGATTTTACCCGTGCCCTCGAACTCAGCCCTAACGACTCGTGGATACTCAGCCGACGTGGTGCAACCTATCAGGCGCTCAAAATCTATGAAGAGGCGTATATTGACTTGACCAGAGCCATTGAGATCGATCCCAACAATGCCTGGGCCTGGGCGCAGCGCGGTTCACTCTTCCGGCAAATGTGA
- a CDS encoding site-specific DNA-methyltransferase, translated as MNQAGGDEQPTTYLPVNEIIEGDCIEVLKTLPAKSVDLIFADPPYHLQLRNQLFRPNQTIVDGVDDEWDQFHDVAAYDAFTRNWLSECRRVLKDTGTIWVIGSYHNIFRVGTIMMDIGFWILNDVIWYKTNPMPNFRGTRFQNATETLIWAKKSVHQKKYTFNYHAMKNLNDEKQMQNVWYIPLCTGEERIKLNGRKAHSTQKPEALLYRIILSTSNPGDIVLDPFFGSGTTGAVAKKLQRNYIGIEREPTYIEIARQRIDSIPPLSHDERLLVTKSKRIAPRVSFGQLVEAQYIRVGQPVYSKDRTVVATVKADGQLLWGNISGSIHKIAALAQQKPAFNGWEYWYVEEQGGTLTSIDVLREQYRIEHYGK; from the coding sequence ATGAATCAAGCAGGCGGTGATGAGCAACCAACAACATACCTCCCGGTGAACGAGATTATCGAGGGCGATTGCATCGAGGTCTTAAAAACCTTGCCGGCAAAATCGGTGGATCTCATTTTTGCCGATCCACCGTATCATCTCCAACTACGCAATCAACTCTTCCGACCGAATCAAACCATCGTAGACGGGGTTGACGACGAATGGGATCAGTTTCATGATGTGGCTGCGTATGATGCCTTCACCCGCAACTGGCTTAGTGAATGTCGGCGCGTGCTGAAAGATACGGGAACGATATGGGTCATTGGGTCATATCATAACATTTTTCGCGTTGGTACCATCATGATGGATATAGGGTTCTGGATATTAAACGATGTGATCTGGTATAAGACAAACCCAATGCCCAATTTTCGTGGTACCCGCTTTCAGAATGCAACCGAAACACTCATCTGGGCTAAAAAATCAGTGCATCAGAAGAAATACACGTTTAACTATCACGCAATGAAGAATCTCAATGATGAGAAACAAATGCAAAATGTCTGGTATATTCCGCTGTGTACTGGTGAAGAGCGGATTAAACTGAATGGCAGAAAAGCTCATTCAACCCAGAAACCAGAGGCGCTTCTGTACCGTATCATTCTGTCCACCAGTAACCCTGGCGACATTGTGCTTGATCCCTTTTTTGGATCCGGCACGACCGGGGCGGTCGCGAAGAAATTGCAGCGAAACTATATCGGAATTGAACGCGAACCGACGTATATCGAGATTGCCCGGCAACGGATCGACAGTATCCCGCCCCTTTCCCATGATGAGCGGCTGTTGGTAACGAAATCAAAGCGGATAGCACCGCGGGTCAGTTTTGGTCAACTCGTGGAAGCTCAATATATTCGGGTTGGTCAGCCCGTGTACTCAAAAGATCGGACTGTTGTTGCGACGGTCAAAGCTGATGGGCAGTTATTGTGGGGAAATATCAGCGGCTCTATTCACAAAATAGCGGCACTGGCTCAACAGAAGCCTGCATTCAACGGATGGGAATACTGGTACGTGGAGGAGCAGGGAGGCACCTTAACGAGTATCGATGTGCTTCGTGAGCAGTACCGTATCGAGCATTATGGCAAGTGA
- a CDS encoding glycosyltransferase family 4 protein, whose product MIATHPQANRPIRVAMLARAVFPLHGYGGIERHVYHLTKYLTRLGVEVTLYVQSPSVSSDPGDLRPYAIETLRYDYTSPLLAPNGVIGRQINFPIYSWRIGQRAARRVLQGDFDVVHSQGLCAFGYAVARNRTPQLRLVPFVANPHGMEEFRTPDWRKWLAYAPFRTLYAYGHRQADRVIATDACTKDDLPRYLKVDPARIVVIPSAIDTEECLSQVRSDLRAALRFRFGLTSSNPILLSVGRLEPNKGFDVLIAALARLRDELPPNWLWLVVGSGSARAALEQQVNAAGIAGHTLFVGRLNDEELHSLYEEVDLFVHPTLYEGSSLVTLEAMIHRRPVVASEIGGIPDKVFPGRNGLLVRPGDVDDLTAKLRLALESRDRWSEWGTAGEQIVRSTFDWPIVARQTVELYFELLSTGTSTSQPTRSG is encoded by the coding sequence ATGATCGCCACCCATCCGCAAGCTAACCGCCCGATTCGGGTGGCAATGTTGGCTCGCGCTGTCTTCCCGCTGCACGGGTATGGTGGTATCGAGCGCCACGTCTACCACCTTACCAAGTATCTCACCCGTCTAGGAGTTGAAGTCACCCTCTACGTTCAATCACCGTCGGTCAGCAGTGATCCAGGTGATCTTCGCCCGTATGCCATCGAGACCCTCCGCTACGATTACACGTCACCGTTACTAGCACCCAACGGTGTTATCGGGCGACAAATCAACTTTCCAATCTACAGTTGGCGTATCGGCCAACGTGCCGCTAGGCGCGTGCTGCAAGGGGACTTCGATGTTGTTCACAGTCAAGGTTTGTGTGCGTTCGGTTATGCAGTAGCACGAAACCGTACACCACAACTACGACTTGTTCCGTTCGTAGCAAATCCGCACGGTATGGAGGAGTTTCGCACACCAGACTGGCGTAAATGGTTGGCGTATGCACCGTTTCGTACCCTCTATGCTTATGGGCATCGCCAGGCTGATCGGGTCATTGCGACCGATGCCTGCACCAAAGATGATCTGCCACGCTACCTCAAGGTCGATCCCGCACGGATTGTCGTGATTCCATCAGCCATTGATACGGAAGAGTGTCTATCACAAGTACGCAGCGATCTCCGTGCTGCACTACGATTTCGCTTTGGTCTAACCAGTAGCAATCCAATCTTACTCAGCGTCGGTCGGCTCGAACCAAACAAGGGCTTTGATGTGTTAATTGCCGCTCTGGCGCGCTTACGCGACGAATTGCCACCCAACTGGCTGTGGCTGGTTGTTGGCAGTGGCTCGGCGCGCGCTGCGCTGGAACAGCAGGTTAACGCAGCCGGCATTGCCGGTCATACATTGTTTGTGGGTCGGTTGAACGATGAAGAGTTGCATAGTCTGTACGAAGAGGTTGATTTGTTCGTTCATCCGACGCTGTACGAGGGTAGTTCTCTGGTAACCCTTGAGGCAATGATCCATCGCCGACCGGTCGTGGCAAGTGAGATCGGTGGTATTCCCGATAAGGTTTTTCCTGGCCGCAACGGCTTACTGGTTCGCCCCGGTGATGTTGATGATCTCACAGCCAAACTCCGCCTCGCCCTGGAATCGCGTGACCGCTGGTCAGAATGGGGGACGGCGGGTGAACAAATTGTGCGCTCGACCTTCGACTGGCCGATAGTGGCCCGGCAAACGGTTGAACTCTACTTCGAGCTGTTATCAACCGGGACGAGCACTTCACAACCGACACGTTCTGGGTGA
- a CDS encoding DUF3267 domain-containing protein — MQPSTQYQRFDRTTSLIAANLVGGGLGAIPAMALCLGHILYNGHLTLIDDSGHWWSLILFLILIVIGIIVHELLHALGWILAGRVPFSAIKFGVDRETLSPYAHLRQPLPINPYRFGVVLPAIGLGLLPAIIGIIGNLSLFTVYGAFFTLSAGGDFLVLWLLRNDPPQALVTDHPERVGCEVLVPVDNSSK, encoded by the coding sequence ATGCAACCATCTACACAGTATCAGCGGTTCGACCGCACAACGTCTCTCATCGCTGCCAACCTGGTAGGTGGCGGGCTGGGTGCAATCCCGGCAATGGCTCTGTGTCTCGGCCACATCCTCTACAACGGTCATTTAACCCTAATTGATGATTCTGGTCACTGGTGGTCGCTCATCCTGTTTTTGATCCTGATCGTTATCGGTATCATCGTTCATGAACTGTTGCATGCACTTGGCTGGATATTGGCCGGGCGAGTACCTTTCAGCGCGATCAAATTTGGAGTTGATCGCGAAACGCTCAGTCCCTACGCACATCTACGACAACCACTACCCATCAACCCCTACCGGTTTGGCGTCGTCTTGCCGGCGATAGGGTTAGGTCTGCTGCCAGCAATTATCGGTATTATCGGCAACTTGTCACTCTTCACAGTATACGGTGCATTCTTTACACTCAGTGCCGGTGGAGATTTTCTCGTCTTATGGTTACTGCGCAACGATCCACCGCAGGCATTGGTCACCGATCACCCAGAACGTGTCGGTTGTGAAGTGCTCGTCCCGGTTGATAACAGCTCGAAGTAG
- the yvcK gene encoding gluconeogenesis factor YvcK family protein — protein MSESTNTRALRIVALGGGGGSAQVLLGTRPFFAERTAIIAVTDSGRSTGTARMIANIPAPGDLRNLLATLAADPDAVLPRLMQHRLRSSAVPLLDGMAVGNLMIGGLTQMAGDIAAAVELARQMLGCPEQILPVSTANTHLCAELVDGRIVVAEAAVRALGKPAIRRLFLDPPAAAYPPAITAITNADVVVIGPGSFYTSLLATLCFEGIVTALRETSATVVFVCNTTTQPGQTDGMSIADHVTRLVDVLGPGVLDVTLINDTTELHPAVVARYSAAGLHPLVFTETDRQAIRALGVEPLVRHLAESDPGYRELWNKADTIRHDPQVLGLALWKIALDRGKP, from the coding sequence ATGTCTGAGTCGACCAATACTCGAGCGCTCCGAATTGTCGCGCTTGGTGGTGGTGGTGGCAGTGCACAAGTCTTGCTCGGGACTCGCCCTTTCTTTGCCGAACGTACTGCCATCATCGCAGTTACCGACTCGGGGCGTAGCACCGGTACAGCCCGAATGATTGCCAATATCCCTGCTCCCGGCGATCTGCGCAATCTGCTGGCAACCCTCGCTGCCGATCCCGATGCCGTTCTGCCGCGCTTAATGCAACATCGCTTGCGCAGTTCAGCAGTTCCACTGCTTGATGGTATGGCAGTCGGCAATCTGATGATAGGTGGCTTGACCCAAATGGCGGGTGATATTGCCGCAGCGGTCGAACTGGCCCGCCAGATGTTGGGGTGTCCTGAACAGATTCTGCCGGTTTCAACGGCCAACACCCATTTGTGTGCTGAACTAGTTGATGGCCGGATCGTCGTTGCAGAGGCGGCGGTACGTGCGCTGGGCAAACCGGCAATTCGACGTCTCTTTCTCGACCCGCCAGCGGCAGCTTACCCACCGGCAATCACCGCGATTACCAATGCCGATGTTGTCGTCATTGGGCCTGGGAGCTTCTACACCTCATTATTGGCTACGCTCTGCTTTGAGGGGATCGTTACTGCGCTACGCGAGACATCGGCAACGGTCGTCTTCGTCTGCAACACAACTACTCAACCAGGACAGACTGATGGGATGAGCATTGCCGATCACGTTACGCGATTAGTCGATGTGCTCGGCCCTGGTGTGCTGGATGTAACTCTAATTAATGACACTACCGAATTACATCCGGCGGTTGTAGCCCGTTATAGCGCTGCTGGTCTTCATCCGCTGGTCTTTACTGAAACTGATCGGCAGGCGATACGGGCATTAGGGGTTGAACCGCTGGTTCGTCATCTGGCCGAATCCGATCCTGGTTATCGCGAGTTGTGGAATAAAGCTGATACCATTCGTCATGATCCGCAGGTGCTGGGCTTAGCTCTGTGGAAGATTGCGTTGGATCGCGGTAAACCGTGA
- a CDS encoding sodium-dependent bicarbonate transport family permease → MAIVELLQINLLSPMVLAFALGITATLVRSDLKLPDELYTTLSIYLLLAIGLKGGIALAQTSLAAFWAPALATLALGVIIPIIAYGVARKIGKLSVADAAALAAHYGSVSAVTFAAAQTFLDTVGVRYEGFMPALVAILEVPAIVIALLIAQVAGGPQSGDWRKALRELITSKSILLLVGGMVIGWLAGPRGGKEVAPLFVDLFKGALTFFLLELGMVAARRFRDLPSAGLFLLGFGIIIPIFNGLLGIWFGSMTSLSLGGSTILGVLAASASYIAAPAAVRIALPQANPGFYLTAALGITFPFNLAIGLPLYYTIASWIVGGH, encoded by the coding sequence ATGGCAATTGTAGAGTTGTTGCAGATCAATCTCCTTTCACCAATGGTACTAGCATTTGCGCTCGGAATCACGGCTACATTAGTGCGAAGTGATCTCAAGCTCCCTGATGAGCTATACACAACGCTTTCCATCTATTTATTACTGGCCATTGGCCTCAAGGGTGGTATCGCACTGGCTCAAACAAGTCTGGCTGCCTTTTGGGCTCCAGCTCTGGCCACATTGGCACTTGGCGTTATCATTCCGATCATCGCTTACGGAGTAGCCCGCAAAATTGGGAAGCTTAGCGTGGCTGATGCAGCGGCCCTGGCTGCCCACTACGGTTCAGTGTCGGCAGTTACGTTCGCAGCAGCGCAGACGTTCCTTGACACGGTAGGGGTACGATATGAAGGTTTTATGCCAGCGTTGGTCGCAATTCTAGAAGTACCGGCGATTGTCATAGCATTGTTGATTGCACAGGTAGCTGGTGGCCCCCAAAGTGGTGACTGGCGTAAAGCGCTGCGTGAGCTGATTACGAGTAAGAGTATTTTGCTTCTCGTCGGCGGTATGGTTATCGGTTGGTTGGCCGGCCCACGCGGCGGGAAGGAGGTCGCGCCATTGTTTGTTGATCTGTTTAAAGGTGCGCTGACCTTCTTCCTGCTTGAGTTGGGCATGGTTGCTGCTCGCCGATTTCGCGATTTGCCTAGTGCTGGTCTGTTCTTGCTCGGTTTTGGTATCATCATACCGATTTTCAACGGGCTGCTTGGAATCTGGTTTGGAAGCATGACCAGTCTATCACTGGGTGGCAGTACCATTTTGGGCGTATTGGCTGCTAGTGCATCGTACATTGCTGCACCGGCGGCAGTTCGGATTGCTCTACCGCAGGCAAATCCTGGCTTCTACCTGACAGCGGCGCTCGGTATCACGTTTCCTTTTAATTTGGCTATCGGCTTACCGCTGTACTACACTATAGCATCATGGATCGTTGGTGGGCATTAA
- a CDS encoding MFS transporter → MAVTLSAPSERLPLSTRLAFGAGDLGPAIATIIASFFQLYFLTTIAGLPPGLAGTILLIVKIWDAVNDPIIGWLTDKTQTRWGRRRPWLLFGAAPFGLLFFLQWVIPPFDVTGKFIYYLIIALLFDTAFTVVNVPYTALTPELTRDYDERTALNSYRFAFSIGGSLLGGILHQIIVGQFADQQTGYLVSGAVIGVLIALPFLWCFFGTRERYEPEPGSEELSLPDQIRYVFKNRPFLFVVGIYMFSWLAVQVTSSVLTFFIVFWLGSIPQFPHVSFGLTFNTVNDLIPVMLFAVQGSALVFLFVWSAVSRRIGKKAVYMIGSLIWIGVQAFLFFLQPEQIDLAIILGLIAGAGVATAYLIPWSMMPDIIELDELETGQRREGMFYGFMVFLQKMGLALGLFLVGQILQFSGFNENLQPGQQPESALLAIRLLIGPMPTLILISGMVLTAFYPITKASHAETLAKLALRRSERFDQAHSGRKVEG, encoded by the coding sequence ATGGCCGTCACGCTGTCGGCTCCCTCAGAGCGTTTGCCCCTCTCGACCCGGCTTGCTTTTGGTGCCGGTGATTTAGGTCCAGCCATCGCTACCATCATTGCTTCATTCTTCCAGCTCTATTTCCTTACAACTATTGCCGGCCTACCACCTGGCCTGGCGGGTACCATCTTGCTGATTGTCAAAATTTGGGATGCAGTCAACGACCCAATTATCGGCTGGCTGACCGACAAAACCCAGACTCGTTGGGGGCGACGGCGACCATGGCTATTGTTTGGCGCGGCGCCGTTTGGGCTACTCTTCTTTTTGCAGTGGGTTATCCCGCCATTTGATGTGACCGGTAAATTTATCTACTATCTGATAATTGCGCTTCTCTTTGACACAGCTTTTACAGTGGTGAACGTTCCATACACGGCACTCACTCCCGAATTAACTCGCGATTACGATGAGCGTACTGCACTCAATTCATATCGCTTCGCCTTTAGTATTGGCGGGAGTCTGCTTGGTGGCATTTTGCACCAGATTATTGTAGGGCAATTTGCCGATCAACAAACTGGTTATCTGGTCTCAGGTGCCGTTATCGGGGTGCTTATTGCGCTTCCCTTCCTCTGGTGTTTTTTCGGCACTCGTGAGCGTTACGAACCAGAACCCGGCAGCGAAGAGTTGAGTCTGCCAGATCAGATTCGGTATGTTTTTAAAAATCGTCCCTTTCTCTTTGTGGTTGGGATCTACATGTTCTCCTGGCTGGCAGTACAGGTTACTTCTAGTGTCCTCACCTTCTTCATAGTATTTTGGTTAGGAAGTATTCCGCAGTTTCCGCATGTCAGTTTTGGTCTGACATTTAACACCGTCAACGACCTGATTCCAGTGATGTTATTCGCAGTTCAGGGTTCAGCACTCGTGTTTCTGTTTGTCTGGAGTGCAGTAAGTCGGCGGATCGGTAAAAAGGCAGTCTACATGATCGGCAGCCTGATCTGGATCGGTGTGCAGGCATTTCTGTTTTTTCTACAGCCCGAACAAATCGATCTGGCGATCATCCTTGGCCTGATCGCCGGTGCTGGTGTTGCCACTGCCTATCTCATCCCGTGGAGTATGATGCCCGATATTATTGAACTTGATGAACTTGAGACCGGTCAACGTCGGGAGGGCATGTTCTACGGATTTATGGTGTTCTTGCAAAAGATGGGGTTGGCGCTAGGGTTATTTCTGGTCGGTCAGATTTTACAATTTTCCGGTTTTAACGAAAATCTGCAACCCGGTCAGCAACCCGAAAGCGCCTTGCTGGCAATTCGCTTACTGATTGGCCCAATGCCGACCTTGATCCTGATCAGCGGGATGGTGCTCACAGCCTTCTACCCGATTACAAAAGCCAGTCACGCGGAAACACTGGCAAAGCTGGCGTTGCGGCGAAGCGAGCGTTTTGATCAAGCACACTCAGGTCGGAAGGTGGAAGGGTAA
- a CDS encoding malic enzyme-like NAD(P)-binding protein produces MSVGVAYTLTLRCQIENRPGMLGRLTTLIGEVGGDIGAIDIVRAERNIIVRDITVRVQDEQHGEQLVAAINSLQNIKVLQVSDRVFLTHLGGKLATQSRVPLKTRDDLSLAYTPGVARVCRAIADDPEKVYSLTWKGNSVAVVSDGSAILGLGNLGPEAAMPVMEGKAILFKELANIDAVPICLRSQDPDVIVQTVEQIAPSFGGINLEDIAAPNCFIVEGRLEESLDLPVMHDDQHGTAVVVLAALRNALRIVGKRLNDVRVVVNGIGAAGTAIIRTLIEAGVGEITAVDRFGILVEGDYARQTPMQRIIASQTNRDRRRGNLAVALQGADVFIGVSRGNILTPDHITAMASDPIVFALANPIPEGDPDMLRQYARVVATGRSDQPNQINNVLSFPGIFRGALDVHARRITSAMRLAAADALAMVIPPEEMNEDYIVPSVFNRQIVPTVAAAVAQAAIADGVARRTHMPGD; encoded by the coding sequence ATGTCGGTTGGGGTGGCTTATACGCTGACCTTGCGTTGTCAAATTGAAAATCGTCCGGGTATGCTTGGGCGATTAACAACCTTAATCGGCGAGGTCGGTGGTGACATCGGTGCGATTGATATTGTACGTGCCGAGCGTAACATCATAGTGCGCGACATCACCGTGCGCGTACAAGATGAGCAGCATGGCGAACAATTGGTAGCAGCAATCAATTCGTTGCAAAATATCAAAGTGCTTCAGGTAAGCGACCGTGTCTTTCTCACGCACCTTGGCGGTAAACTAGCCACCCAGAGTCGGGTACCTCTTAAGACACGTGATGATCTTTCGCTGGCCTATACGCCCGGCGTTGCGCGTGTTTGTCGGGCGATTGCCGACGATCCCGAAAAAGTCTATTCGCTGACATGGAAGGGCAATAGTGTTGCAGTGGTCAGTGATGGTTCAGCGATTCTTGGTCTAGGCAACCTCGGCCCGGAAGCTGCTATGCCGGTGATGGAGGGCAAAGCGATTCTTTTCAAAGAGCTAGCCAATATTGATGCAGTACCGATCTGTCTGCGCTCGCAAGACCCTGATGTTATTGTGCAAACGGTTGAGCAGATTGCACCAAGTTTTGGCGGGATTAATCTCGAAGATATTGCCGCGCCAAATTGTTTTATTGTCGAAGGACGGCTGGAAGAGAGTCTTGATCTGCCAGTGATGCACGATGATCAGCATGGTACTGCTGTTGTAGTATTGGCTGCATTGCGTAATGCGTTGCGGATTGTTGGTAAACGGCTGAACGATGTACGAGTGGTCGTCAATGGGATTGGCGCAGCCGGAACTGCGATTATCCGTACTTTGATTGAAGCTGGTGTCGGGGAAATAACGGCGGTTGATCGGTTTGGTATTTTGGTTGAGGGCGATTACGCACGACAGACGCCGATGCAGCGGATCATTGCCTCGCAGACCAATCGTGACCGGCGGCGTGGTAATCTGGCGGTGGCGCTTCAAGGGGCTGATGTGTTTATTGGTGTTTCACGTGGTAATATCCTCACCCCTGATCACATAACAGCTATGGCGAGTGATCCAATCGTTTTTGCGCTGGCAAACCCCATTCCCGAGGGTGATCCTGATATGCTACGCCAGTATGCGCGAGTGGTTGCTACCGGACGTAGTGATCAACCCAACCAGATCAACAACGTCTTGAGTTTCCCCGGAATCTTCCGCGGTGCGCTTGATGTCCATGCCCGCCGAATTACTTCAGCAATGCGCTTGGCTGCGGCTGATGCTCTGGCAATGGTGATCCCACCGGAAGAGATGAATGAAGATTATATTGTGCCTAGTGTGTTCAATCGTCAGATTGTGCCAACAGTCGCCGCTGCGGTTGCTCAGGCAGCAATTGCTGATGGTGTAGCCCGACGCACACATATGCCGGGTGATTGA
- a CDS encoding glutamate-5-semialdehyde dehydrogenase: MTDLEMIGRRAKTAARALAKLSTEQKNAALHAIADGLLAQQAEILDANAADVADAEKAGTPPAIIDRMLLNPSRLAAVANDCRNVAALPDPVGEIFDQRELPSGLRIYKRRVPIGVIGAIYEARPNVTIDIASLCLKAGNAVILRGGSDIARSVAVTTKVVASALEQAGLPPFAVQSITDPDRELVKQLLRLDRYVDMIIPRGGASLHRFCVENATVPVIVGGMGVSHIYVEPSADFARSVSVIVNAKVQRPGACNALDTLLVHREAASVFLPMVAAALAQHGVEMRCDLEALAILSDAPGHESWNIKPASPTDFGCEFLALIVAIKIVGSIDEALDHIALYGGHSEAILTGDPVSARRFTHEVDATAVFVNASTRFNDGGQFGLGAEVAISTNRLHARGPMGLRELTTYTWIGEGDYLVRA; this comes from the coding sequence ATGACTGACCTGGAGATGATTGGACGACGGGCCAAGACAGCAGCCCGGGCATTGGCGAAATTATCAACTGAACAAAAAAATGCGGCATTGCACGCAATTGCCGATGGATTGCTGGCACAGCAAGCGGAGATTCTTGACGCCAATGCGGCTGATGTTGCCGATGCCGAAAAAGCCGGTACCCCCCCGGCAATCATTGATCGAATGCTGCTTAACCCATCACGTCTGGCAGCAGTTGCCAACGATTGCCGCAATGTCGCCGCGTTGCCTGATCCTGTCGGCGAGATCTTCGATCAACGTGAACTCCCCTCAGGTTTACGAATCTATAAACGGCGTGTTCCGATTGGGGTCATCGGCGCAATTTATGAAGCTCGCCCAAACGTCACTATCGATATCGCCTCACTGTGCCTTAAAGCCGGCAACGCCGTCATCTTACGTGGTGGCAGTGATATTGCACGGAGTGTTGCGGTAACGACAAAGGTTGTTGCATCGGCTTTGGAACAGGCTGGATTGCCGCCGTTCGCAGTACAAAGTATTACCGATCCTGACCGTGAGCTGGTAAAACAATTATTACGACTTGATCGCTACGTCGATATGATTATTCCGCGCGGTGGCGCCAGTCTGCATCGCTTCTGTGTTGAGAATGCTACTGTTCCTGTGATTGTCGGTGGTATGGGCGTCAGTCACATATATGTCGAACCAAGTGCTGATTTCGCCCGTTCCGTATCGGTTATCGTTAACGCGAAGGTTCAACGGCCAGGGGCCTGTAATGCTCTCGATACATTACTTGTTCATCGTGAGGCAGCATCGGTCTTTTTACCGATGGTCGCAGCCGCACTCGCACAACATGGCGTCGAAATGCGTTGTGACCTCGAAGCGTTAGCCATACTGTCAGATGCACCCGGTCACGAAAGCTGGAATATAAAACCGGCCAGCCCAACCGATTTTGGTTGTGAGTTCCTGGCGTTGATTGTCGCTATCAAGATTGTTGGCAGTATCGATGAGGCCCTCGATCACATTGCACTATATGGTGGTCATTCCGAGGCTATTCTAACCGGTGACCCAGTCAGTGCCAGGCGTTTCACCCACGAAGTTGACGCCACCGCTGTCTTTGTGAATGCCAGCACCCGCTTTAACGATGGTGGTCAATTTGGCCTTGGTGCAGAAGTCGCAATTTCGACTAATCGCCTGCACGCCCGTGGCCCAATGGGGTTACGCGAACTCACCACCTACACCTGGATCGGCGAAGGTGACTACCTGGTGCGAGCGTGA